The following proteins are encoded in a genomic region of Candidatus Glassbacteria bacterium:
- a CDS encoding class I SAM-dependent methyltransferase: protein MTSRATGGYGCAMSPAGCLTKNTWRLSSLQSSGLSRLERKVASMIAELAPCRALELAPGRGALSAELVRLGHRVEALDIAPENFVADKTGVRLTKGDLDDPLPYADNSFELVVCCEGIEHLEHQYAFARELARVLAPGGTLVITSPNINNAASRLRFLLTGFYALAVRPSSEYERNRYIEHIYPLTFWQFRHILHTAGLKIERVDTDHIRRSSLALALLWPLSYILTGRTLASEPDDRQREANREINRQMHSLSLFFGRTQIVVARKRKSTYEL from the coding sequence ATGACAAGCCGGGCGACTGGCGGGTACGGGTGCGCGATGTCGCCAGCGGGGTGTTTAACGAAAAATACGTGGAGGTTGAGTAGCTTGCAAAGTTCAGGACTTTCGCGGCTGGAGCGCAAGGTGGCGAGTATGATCGCGGAACTGGCGCCATGCCGCGCGCTGGAACTCGCTCCGGGTCGCGGAGCTCTCAGCGCGGAACTGGTCCGGCTGGGCCACCGGGTGGAAGCGCTGGATATCGCACCGGAAAACTTTGTTGCCGATAAAACAGGAGTGCGGTTGACCAAAGGAGACCTGGACGACCCGTTGCCTTACGCCGACAACTCGTTCGAGCTGGTGGTCTGCTGCGAGGGAATCGAACATCTGGAGCACCAGTACGCTTTCGCCCGCGAATTGGCCCGCGTGCTGGCGCCCGGCGGCACACTGGTAATCACCTCGCCCAATATCAACAACGCCGCCAGCCGGTTACGGTTTCTGCTGACAGGGTTCTACGCACTGGCCGTGAGGCCGTCGAGTGAGTACGAGCGCAACCGTTATATCGAGCATATCTATCCGCTCACTTTCTGGCAGTTTCGCCATATCCTGCACACGGCGGGGCTTAAAATAGAGCGAGTGGACACGGACCATATCCGCAGAAGCAGCCTGGCACTCGCCCTGCTCTGGCCGCTCAGTTACATTCTCACAGGCCGCACGCTCGCCAGCGAGCCGGACGACCGTCAACGCGAGGCCAACCGGGAGATCAACAGGCAGATGCACTCACTTTCGCTGTTTTTTGGCAGGACGCAGATTGTGGTGGCTCGCAAGCGGAAATCGACATATGAACTTTGA